From the genome of Desulfobotulus pelophilus, one region includes:
- a CDS encoding TetR/AcrR family transcriptional regulator codes for MSAFAQPPSRKEREFVQRRESILNTALDLFAKKGFHKVSMSEIARDSEFSVGSLYNFFPNKEALYKAMILEKTGEMCRQLEDVARCDLDDFTKICLWVAKKIDLYRENIGIFRLFLSETLGINAIVRSQISMLLKEKQHRLRKDLAALFAGAMEKQLLPPMGEPIVLAIALDGICNSLLSAEEEISLPNPVEAETVLTIFFASQDLPREKMIHQPTVQRRNHPAIPALSRAFKA; via the coding sequence ATGTCGGCTTTTGCCCAGCCCCCATCCCGCAAAGAAAGGGAATTTGTACAACGGCGGGAATCCATACTCAATACAGCTCTGGATCTTTTTGCAAAAAAGGGCTTCCATAAAGTGTCCATGAGTGAAATAGCTAGGGATTCGGAATTCTCTGTAGGTTCTCTCTATAATTTTTTTCCAAACAAAGAAGCCCTGTACAAAGCCATGATTCTCGAAAAAACGGGAGAAATGTGTCGGCAGCTGGAAGATGTGGCCCGCTGTGATTTGGATGATTTCACAAAAATATGCCTGTGGGTGGCCAAAAAAATTGACCTTTACAGAGAAAACATAGGAATATTTCGGCTTTTTCTTTCCGAAACCCTTGGTATCAATGCCATTGTCAGATCTCAGATTTCCATGCTCCTCAAAGAAAAACAGCACAGGCTACGTAAAGATCTGGCGGCTCTTTTTGCCGGCGCCATGGAAAAACAACTGCTTCCTCCCATGGGGGAACCCATTGTTCTTGCCATTGCTCTGGACGGAATCTGCAATTCCCTGCTCAGTGCCGAAGAAGAAATCAGCCTCCCCAATCCGGTAGAAGCAGAAACCGTTCTTACGATATTCTTTGCCAGTCAGGATCTCCCCAGAGAGAAAATGATCCATCAGCCAACAGTACAACGTCGGAATCATCCTGCCATACCTGCCCTCTCCCGGGCTTTCAAAGCCTGA
- the lptF gene encoding LPS export ABC transporter permease LptF, producing MRRVDRYFFSQMLLPFVLNILFFTFIFLVTQLLEIADLVVNYGTGLGSVARLLAYAAPFFLQFTIPMAVMMTVLVTFLRMSGDREILALKAGGYTIWRFLPSVVVFCLLAALLTALMTLYGLPWGKLESRQLITRLAMEHGSMALKPMVFNDMFSGVTLYAGEVDRTGGKLGNVFVEDYREEGVGTVMAPEGRLQMDGNTGVALLRLVNGVILRGEDGEKEVHVTAFESYDLTLDLTREKAEAMARKPKDKEEMGFYELRTYTAGLPEGSKRYNAAVIKIHEKFSLPAACLVLGVLVFPLSISSMDRKRSAGLGSGLLVFMLYYTLLTMGWSFGESGMLPPGFAIWLPNIVLGCLAVWLLVRVAAEKPLLPAVLRYGRRKA from the coding sequence ATGCGCAGAGTGGATCGTTATTTTTTTTCTCAGATGCTGTTACCATTTGTTCTGAACATTCTTTTTTTCACCTTTATTTTTCTGGTCACACAACTTCTTGAAATAGCCGATCTTGTCGTGAATTATGGAACGGGCCTTGGATCCGTGGCAAGGCTTTTGGCCTATGCGGCTCCTTTTTTCCTCCAGTTTACCATTCCTATGGCTGTAATGATGACAGTTCTTGTTACCTTTCTGCGCATGTCCGGTGACAGGGAAATCCTCGCCCTCAAGGCGGGAGGGTACACCATATGGCGGTTTCTGCCATCTGTGGTTGTGTTTTGTCTGCTTGCGGCCCTTCTTACTGCCCTGATGACACTGTACGGGCTGCCATGGGGTAAGCTTGAGTCCCGGCAGCTGATCACGCGGCTGGCCATGGAGCACGGAAGCATGGCCTTAAAGCCCATGGTTTTTAACGACATGTTTTCAGGGGTAACCCTGTATGCGGGGGAAGTTGATCGCACAGGCGGGAAGCTTGGGAATGTTTTTGTTGAGGATTACAGAGAGGAGGGGGTGGGAACGGTTATGGCCCCTGAGGGCCGTCTGCAGATGGACGGCAACACGGGAGTGGCCCTTCTCCGTTTGGTTAATGGCGTGATTCTCCGGGGGGAGGATGGTGAGAAGGAGGTTCATGTGACCGCCTTTGAAAGCTATGATCTGACATTGGATCTTACCCGTGAAAAAGCAGAGGCCATGGCCCGGAAGCCAAAAGATAAAGAAGAAATGGGTTTTTACGAACTGAGGACCTATACGGCAGGGCTTCCTGAAGGAAGCAAACGATACAATGCGGCTGTGATCAAGATTCATGAAAAATTTTCACTGCCAGCGGCCTGCCTTGTGCTGGGAGTTCTGGTTTTTCCCCTGAGCATCAGTTCCATGGACAGAAAGCGTTCCGCAGGGCTTGGCAGCGGCCTGCTGGTTTTTATGCTGTATTACACGCTGCTGACCATGGGCTGGTCCTTTGGGGAGAGCGGTATGCTGCCTCCCGGATTTGCCATATGGTTGCCCAATATTGTGCTGGGGTGTCTGGCTGTCTGGCTGCTTGTACGGGTGGCGGCTGAAAAACCCCTTCTCCCTGCTGTTCTCCGCTATGGAAGGAGGAAGGCATGA
- the lptG gene encoding LPS export ABC transporter permease LptG, whose translation MTRLDRYIAGEILRYFLMILLVISVIFVVVDYLSNADKFFAAGLSLPRAVTYIALRLPREIAQLLPLCFFLSVLAVLGLVNRSNELIALKGGGIGPWVLLRPVLIGSVGMSLLGLFMADTVAPMAASEVNAIRFNELSPASIKVKRKENIRIRQDDFFISIRQVDLDRGQLQGVRIHEVTEAVFLPKRRILAERGFFTADGWLLEKVLVQEMNPETGSFTSQSYASLHVPVALTIEDFERIRKAAEEMGIRFLWDYIHKIQKEGYDVTGYRVDFFGKTAFPFASLALCFLAVFISLRPAMKNNMAIGMGYGIGIAFLYWVCYSFSLSLGHGGVLPAVFAAWMPNLLFGALGVYALLGLD comes from the coding sequence ATGACCCGCCTGGACCGGTATATTGCCGGTGAGATATTGCGGTATTTTTTAATGATCCTCCTTGTTATTTCCGTTATTTTTGTTGTGGTGGATTATCTGAGCAATGCGGATAAATTTTTTGCCGCCGGTCTCTCCCTGCCAAGGGCTGTAACCTATATTGCCCTGAGGCTTCCAAGGGAAATTGCCCAGCTCTTACCTCTGTGCTTTTTTTTAAGTGTTCTCGCCGTGCTGGGTCTGGTGAACCGTTCCAATGAGCTGATTGCCCTTAAAGGAGGGGGAATAGGTCCCTGGGTTCTGCTGCGTCCTGTTCTGATTGGATCTGTCGGTATGAGTCTGCTGGGACTTTTCATGGCCGATACGGTGGCGCCCATGGCTGCCTCCGAGGTGAATGCCATACGATTCAACGAACTGAGCCCCGCCAGTATCAAGGTAAAGCGTAAGGAAAACATACGGATCCGTCAGGATGATTTTTTTATTTCCATCCGTCAGGTGGATCTGGACAGAGGGCAGTTGCAGGGGGTGCGCATTCACGAAGTGACAGAAGCCGTATTTTTGCCGAAGCGGCGGATTCTGGCGGAGAGGGGTTTTTTTACGGCTGACGGATGGTTGCTTGAAAAGGTCCTGGTGCAGGAAATGAACCCGGAAACGGGCAGTTTCACCAGCCAGAGTTATGCATCCCTGCATGTTCCGGTTGCACTGACCATAGAAGATTTTGAGCGTATCCGAAAAGCGGCCGAAGAAATGGGGATTCGTTTCCTCTGGGACTATATTCACAAGATCCAGAAGGAAGGCTATGATGTGACAGGGTATCGCGTGGATTTTTTTGGAAAGACCGCCTTTCCTTTTGCCAGTCTGGCCCTGTGTTTCCTTGCTGTATTTATCAGTCTGCGGCCTGCCATGAAGAACAATATGGCCATTGGCATGGGCTATGGTATCGGCATCGCTTTTTTGTACTGGGTCTGTTACAGTTTTTCCCTTTCGCTGGGTCATGGGGGCGTACTTCCGGCTGTTTTTGCGGCCTGGATGCCCAATCTGCTTTTTGGTGCCTTAGGTGTGTACGCCCTTCTGGGTCTGGACTGA
- a CDS encoding 3-deoxy-D-manno-octulosonic acid transferase: MPFSFFSPHVQQRIWPSRVSLPTKKGPLIWIHALSLGEVLSVFPLVDLLMEKRPDMQIFFTVSTRSGMDAAMDSLAQKVADIRYFPLDHPLAVNRMLKDVEPDVFILVETDVWPFFMRAIQKRNIPSLYVNARISQKTFAGYRRLAPVMGPALKAFHSVFPQSSVDAERLLALGLDPRVLEACGNMKHDRSLPDPEQSALDPVRTLIGRQSPSFVWVCGSIHPGEEQVVAEALRHRALEGRKILTFLVPRHPDKAVQFCESLQSMGLDACLLSSLPKDNQRIVVVDCMGILKDLYGLGQAALVGGSFLPLRGHNPLEPAMAGIPVVMGPGTEDFHESWQGLCEIGAGFPLKDGASLAARILFWMDHPEERTRAGLAGKSFVMRGRGTTLRIFQRICSLSGGSWC; the protein is encoded by the coding sequence ATGCCTTTCTCCTTTTTTTCCCCGCATGTTCAACAGCGAATCTGGCCTTCCCGGGTGAGTCTTCCGACAAAAAAGGGGCCTCTGATCTGGATTCATGCCCTTTCCCTTGGGGAAGTGCTTTCGGTCTTTCCTCTTGTGGACCTTCTGATGGAGAAGAGGCCGGATATGCAGATCTTTTTTACGGTGTCTACCCGAAGTGGCATGGATGCGGCCATGGATTCTTTGGCACAAAAGGTGGCAGATATCCGGTATTTCCCGCTGGATCACCCTCTGGCCGTCAACAGAATGTTGAAGGATGTCGAGCCGGATGTTTTTATTCTGGTGGAAACGGACGTATGGCCCTTTTTCATGCGTGCCATTCAAAAGAGAAATATTCCTTCGCTTTATGTGAATGCCCGAATATCCCAGAAAACCTTTGCCGGTTACCGTCGTCTTGCACCAGTCATGGGACCTGCCCTGAAAGCTTTTCACAGCGTGTTTCCCCAGAGTTCTGTGGATGCAGAACGGCTGCTTGCACTGGGGCTTGATCCGAGAGTGCTGGAAGCCTGCGGAAATATGAAGCATGATCGTTCCCTGCCGGACCCGGAACAGTCTGCCCTTGATCCTGTCCGTACCCTGATAGGCCGTCAATCCCCTTCGTTTGTATGGGTCTGCGGGAGCATCCACCCCGGAGAGGAGCAGGTTGTGGCCGAAGCGCTGCGGCACAGAGCCCTTGAAGGAAGAAAAATTCTGACTTTTCTTGTTCCGAGACACCCGGACAAGGCTGTTCAGTTTTGTGAAAGTTTGCAATCCATGGGTCTGGATGCCTGCCTGTTGTCATCACTCCCGAAGGACAATCAGCGGATTGTGGTGGTGGATTGCATGGGGATTCTGAAGGATCTTTACGGGTTGGGACAGGCTGCACTGGTAGGCGGTAGTTTTCTTCCCCTGAGGGGACATAATCCCCTGGAACCTGCCATGGCCGGGATCCCTGTTGTGATGGGCCCCGGTACGGAAGATTTTCATGAAAGCTGGCAGGGGCTTTGTGAGATTGGGGCGGGTTTTCCTCTGAAAGACGGCGCCAGTCTGGCTGCAAGAATTCTTTTCTGGATGGATCATCCGGAAGAGAGAACCAGAGCAGGCCTGGCAGGAAAATCTTTTGTGATGAGAGGAAGGGGAACAACCTTGCGCATTTTTCAACGGATATGCAGCCTGTCGGGAGGTAGCTGGTGCTGA
- the lpxK gene encoding tetraacyldisaccharide 4'-kinase → MLKQKMADRLRRSGKNRDAGDYVLSGLASLYNAGLTFRNRLLDRKRGVRYLPVPVISVGNIVAGGTGKTPMVRTLARMLSKMGLKVAILSRGYGGGLEKKGGLVSDGKEIICSVSEAGDEPFLLAETSSAMVYVGADRFKNGLDAVARGANIILLDDGFQHRRLHRDLDLVLVDSRYPLGNGRLLPRGILREDPVGLLRAHALIFTHWTFCETIPRERAEALCVWAEQAELPCFFCQHRQVDRALPLPPPEKAGKLMVFSAIADGRGFADTLRQQGLTVVLTLIFPDHHSYGPSAMHQLEARAREAGADALVTTAKDAVKLPVPSEWSMPLYVKDAEVSFRDHAAFEEWLEGRIQDFLEEEQS, encoded by the coding sequence GTGCTGAAACAGAAAATGGCAGACCGACTCCGCCGTTCTGGAAAGAACCGGGACGCGGGCGACTATGTTCTTTCCGGCCTGGCTTCTCTTTATAACGCAGGCCTGACTTTCAGAAACCGGCTTTTGGACAGAAAGAGGGGGGTTCGATATCTGCCTGTACCCGTTATTTCCGTGGGTAATATTGTGGCTGGCGGTACGGGTAAAACTCCCATGGTCCGGACCCTTGCCCGCATGCTGAGTAAAATGGGTCTGAAGGTGGCCATTCTCAGCCGGGGTTACGGGGGAGGACTGGAAAAAAAGGGAGGGCTTGTATCGGACGGAAAGGAGATTATCTGTTCTGTCTCGGAAGCCGGTGATGAGCCTTTTTTGCTTGCCGAGACAAGCTCCGCCATGGTCTATGTGGGAGCGGATCGCTTCAAAAACGGGCTGGATGCCGTGGCAAGGGGAGCGAATATCATTCTGCTGGATGATGGTTTTCAGCACCGCAGGCTTCACAGAGATCTGGATCTTGTTCTGGTGGACAGCCGGTACCCTTTGGGTAATGGCAGGCTCCTTCCCAGAGGAATCCTGCGGGAAGATCCCGTGGGGCTGCTGCGTGCCCATGCCCTGATTTTCACTCACTGGACTTTTTGTGAAACCATACCCAGGGAAAGGGCCGAAGCTCTGTGCGTATGGGCGGAGCAGGCTGAATTGCCCTGCTTTTTCTGCCAGCACAGACAGGTGGACCGGGCCCTTCCTCTCCCCCCCCCTGAAAAGGCAGGAAAGCTCATGGTTTTTTCTGCCATCGCTGATGGAAGGGGCTTTGCCGATACACTTCGCCAGCAGGGACTGACTGTGGTGCTGACCCTTATTTTTCCGGATCATCATTCCTATGGCCCTTCCGCCATGCACCAGCTGGAGGCAAGGGCCAGGGAGGCTGGTGCGGATGCTTTGGTAACCACCGCCAAGGATGCGGTGAAACTACCGGTTCCTTCAGAGTGGTCCATGCCTCTTTACGTGAAAGATGCGGAAGTGAGTTTTCGGGATCATGCGGCTTTTGAGGAATGGCTGGAAGGCCGGATACAGGATTTTCTTGAGGAGGAACAGTCATGA
- a CDS encoding ELM1/GtrOC1 family putative glycosyltransferase — translation MIPDPLRVLCIGDNRPGHEKQTQAMLDAFGKRAPVEFRWFRVPDGRRFASVSRLQALVAEILPVSADGILESWGWNTKAFHPHLVMATGSHTHGALLVLGRYYRARTLVCMTPDFFVRKTVDRILSPMHDGKEEDSRLRVTLGPPCRQIVRDKRCLDRGLILVGGTDASSHVWDTGQLMKAIGDVLNQSPMDSWEIGSSPRTPEETERVLAEYARERPDVSFQPFSVAPRGWVEQAYARSTEVWISADSISMVYEALTAGCRVGILPVQWRKRKNKFQKSLDFLHAKGWVVYPGEMFKEDMPLLDEAGRAAEEAVTEWWGKK, via the coding sequence ATGATCCCAGATCCACTGCGGGTTCTCTGCATAGGAGATAATCGGCCCGGTCATGAAAAGCAGACACAGGCCATGCTGGATGCTTTCGGAAAAAGGGCTCCCGTAGAGTTTCGATGGTTCCGGGTTCCCGATGGACGACGGTTTGCTTCTGTTTCGAGGCTGCAGGCTCTGGTTGCAGAAATTCTTCCCGTATCAGCGGATGGCATACTGGAAAGCTGGGGTTGGAATACAAAGGCTTTCCATCCCCATCTGGTGATGGCTACGGGCAGCCATACCCATGGTGCTCTACTTGTGCTGGGCCGTTACTACAGGGCCAGAACCCTTGTGTGCATGACTCCGGATTTTTTTGTACGGAAGACAGTGGACCGGATTCTTTCTCCCATGCATGACGGAAAAGAAGAGGACTCCCGCCTGCGTGTTACTCTGGGGCCTCCGTGCAGGCAGATTGTAAGGGATAAAAGGTGTTTGGACAGAGGTCTGATCCTTGTGGGGGGAACGGATGCCTCCAGTCATGTGTGGGATACTGGTCAGCTGATGAAAGCAATTGGAGACGTGCTGAATCAGAGTCCTATGGACAGCTGGGAAATCGGCTCTTCACCCAGAACTCCGGAAGAAACGGAAAGGGTCCTTGCCGAATATGCGCGGGAGCGGCCTGATGTTTCCTTTCAGCCCTTTTCAGTTGCTCCACGTGGATGGGTCGAACAGGCCTATGCCCGGAGCACGGAAGTCTGGATCAGTGCCGACAGTATCTCCATGGTGTATGAAGCCCTTACGGCTGGATGCAGGGTAGGAATTCTTCCTGTGCAGTGGCGTAAGAGGAAAAATAAATTTCAGAAAAGCCTGGATTTTCTGCATGCAAAGGGCTGGGTCGTGTATCCCGGAGAAATGTTCAAGGAGGATATGCCCCTGCTGGATGAAGCTGGAAGGGCGGCAGAGGAGGCCGTGACGGAATGGTGGGGAAAAAAATAA
- a CDS encoding glycosyltransferase family 4 protein: MVGKKITVLQILPDLETGGVEQGTLELGNFLVAYGHTSLVISRGGRMVEDLVSGGSQHIFMPFIGEKSPRPLGHIPALRRLLQKVDVVHLRSRVPAWAGWLAWKSLPEKKRPLLITTFHGVYSVNSYSAIMTKGERVIAVSDAILQHILANYSMDPERLIRIPRGADSRRFDPGLVSAEKREAIRKEWGCGQDSPLILVPGRFSRIKGQDFVLQAMEGLRELPWQLVFVGDPAENPAYAEELGRMASGFGKRIVLAGYRKDMPEVMAASDLVLSPSRQPESFGRVLAEAGMMEKPVLASAHGGSLEIVEDGRTGLLFSPEDEDDFRKKLQILLQNDAVRESMGKEAGRRIRAHFTIEAMCCKTLELYLTVLEEKKGPGWQQGGENRRIPQ; the protein is encoded by the coding sequence ATGGTGGGGAAAAAAATAACCGTTTTACAGATATTGCCGGATCTGGAAACCGGTGGCGTGGAGCAGGGAACCCTTGAGCTGGGCAACTTTCTCGTAGCCTATGGTCATACATCTCTGGTTATTTCCAGAGGAGGACGCATGGTGGAGGATCTCGTATCCGGAGGAAGCCAGCATATTTTCATGCCTTTTATCGGAGAAAAATCTCCCCGTCCCCTTGGGCATATACCCGCACTGAGAAGACTTCTGCAGAAAGTGGATGTGGTGCACCTGCGTTCCCGCGTTCCCGCATGGGCTGGCTGGCTGGCGTGGAAGAGTCTGCCGGAAAAAAAACGTCCTCTTCTTATCACAACCTTCCATGGGGTGTATTCCGTTAACAGCTACAGCGCCATCATGACAAAGGGAGAGCGTGTCATTGCCGTTTCCGATGCTATCCTGCAACATATCCTTGCCAATTACTCCATGGATCCCGAAAGGCTGATCCGAATTCCAAGGGGTGCGGACAGTCGGCGTTTTGATCCGGGCCTGGTTTCCGCAGAGAAAAGGGAGGCTATCCGGAAAGAATGGGGGTGCGGTCAAGATTCGCCCCTTATTCTTGTTCCTGGGCGTTTTTCCCGGATTAAAGGACAGGATTTTGTCCTTCAGGCCATGGAGGGTTTGAGAGAGCTCCCATGGCAACTGGTTTTTGTGGGGGATCCTGCTGAAAATCCAGCCTATGCGGAAGAACTTGGCAGAATGGCTTCCGGTTTTGGAAAAAGAATAGTTTTGGCTGGCTATCGCAAGGATATGCCGGAGGTCATGGCTGCATCCGATCTGGTTCTGTCTCCTTCCCGGCAGCCGGAATCTTTTGGCCGTGTTCTTGCCGAAGCGGGCATGATGGAAAAGCCTGTTCTGGCTTCTGCCCATGGAGGCAGTCTTGAAATTGTGGAGGATGGCAGGACCGGGTTGCTGTTTTCTCCGGAAGACGAAGATGATTTCAGAAAAAAACTGCAGATACTGCTGCAAAATGATGCGGTGAGGGAATCCATGGGTAAAGAGGCAGGCAGAAGAATTCGGGCGCATTTTACCATCGAAGCCATGTGTTGCAAGACACTGGAACTGTACCTTACCGTGTTGGAAGAAAAAAAGGGGCCGGGCTGGCAGCAGGGGGGGGAGAACCGGAGAATACCCCAGTGA
- a CDS encoding undecaprenyl-diphosphate phosphatase, with protein MGAAEIIFLSLIQGLTEFLPISSSAHLILPAALLGWEDQGLAFDIAVHTGTLLAVIIYFQDDIRQLFHGWVNSFSGNMTTYGKMAWFLILATIPAGLAGLLAGGFIETTLRSAAVIAGTTLIFGALLWLADVRGQKKLAMEGMNLKQAMIIGLAQAVSLIPGTSRSGITITAGLMLGFDRKSAARFSFLLSIPIITLITLYQGYKLVREPAIYDIAALLSGAALSFVSALLCIHFFLKIIEKMGLLPFVLYRFALGIGLCLFLFF; from the coding sequence ATGGGAGCTGCAGAAATTATTTTTTTATCTCTGATTCAGGGGCTCACGGAGTTTCTGCCCATATCATCCTCTGCCCACCTCATTCTGCCCGCTGCCCTGCTGGGGTGGGAAGATCAGGGCCTGGCCTTTGATATCGCCGTGCATACCGGCACCCTTCTGGCCGTAATCATCTATTTCCAAGACGATATCCGCCAGCTCTTCCATGGATGGGTGAACTCTTTTTCCGGAAACATGACTACCTATGGGAAAATGGCCTGGTTTCTCATTCTTGCCACCATACCGGCTGGGCTGGCAGGACTTCTGGCAGGAGGATTCATTGAAACAACCCTGCGATCAGCCGCTGTGATTGCCGGAACCACCCTTATTTTCGGAGCCCTTCTCTGGCTGGCGGATGTGCGGGGTCAAAAAAAACTTGCCATGGAAGGTATGAATCTGAAACAGGCAATGATCATCGGACTTGCTCAGGCCGTCTCCCTTATACCGGGCACATCCCGGTCCGGCATTACCATCACCGCAGGGCTGATGCTGGGCTTTGACCGCAAAAGTGCGGCCCGCTTTTCCTTCCTGCTGTCCATTCCCATTATTACACTGATTACCCTCTATCAGGGATATAAACTTGTCCGGGAACCCGCCATCTATGACATAGCAGCCCTCCTGTCCGGAGCCGCCCTTTCTTTTGTCAGCGCCCTTCTGTGCATTCATTTCTTCCTGAAAATCATCGAAAAAATGGGGCTCTTGCCCTTTGTGCTGTACCGATTCGCCCTGGGTATCGGCCTTTGTCTTTTTCTTTTCTTCTAA